taaattctatttaatttttaatattattattgatattactgaaattaaattaatgacgTGGTAAAAAAGAAGTTATGTTGTATTGACTAGAACTTGGTAAAAAAGGAGTTATATTGTATTGACTAGAACTTGTAAGAGAGGAAGTGTGAGAAGGTGGTAGATGTCCATGATGACTTGTGTAGTATTAGAGATAGTATACATTTATTTCTGTGAtagctctccttttatactgcaagaaaataaaaataaaaatagtattttCTATTAATCTGACGATGATATGGCCGGTTACTCGATAAGGGGCATCGCCAGCTAATAAATTGATAATCTCGCGATCTCAGATGAGACCCATCTAAACTAAAATctccttccttttctctttGGTATCTTTGTATGACTCGTACTAGTTTCTGATTCACTCCTTTCGAGATCGCATCCGATTCATGTTCAGATTTAGACTTACCTTTATGCTACAACTTGGTCGTTTCCATCTAGACCCTTGGGGTGTCTACGGAAACTTCATCTCTTCTTCTTAGGTCCATTTTAGACGCTTCTTTCTGGATTTTATATTGTCCGAGAGTAGTCTGCGACCTTTAAATATACTAGAGTATTTGCTCGTTGTTCAAATTATTAGGGTCTGCTTTGTTAATCAATTGAGGCATATTCTTCCAGTTATCTAGGACAGAGGAAATAATGACTTACTCGTTAGTAGTGATATTGTCAGCCGCTGTAGGGCTTCTCGCCATTTTGAGTGTGGATAAATGATAGAGAATCGGTTGTGATCCAAAAGAGGGTTTAATAGATCTTTCCGGCAATGAAACTAAATGATATTGCTAAATTTAGATTAATGACATGGTCGAATGAGagttatgttatgattgattAGAATCTGCAAGAAATGAAGCGTGAGGCGGTAGTGAATGCACACAACAGTCACTCTAATACTCAAGAAGGATATAGAGAATATAATGGATTACTTAGATCTTGTGTAGCATTAGAGATAGTATATCTTTGTCTCTGCGATAACtctctttttatactgtaagaagataaaaataaatataatatttcttttgaaTCCGACAATAATGTGGTCGGCTACTCAATAAAAGGCATCATCAGCTAATAAATTGATAATCATGTGATttcaagcaaaataaaaatatctaataacAATAACTCTATACCAAGATTCCGTCAATCGATGGAGGGCGAATTTTGTCATTAAATCGGATGTTAAAGTATTtagatctttcttttcttaagGGAGACTATATTTTCACTTTGAATTTCTTGCCACGTGGCTACCATCTCATAATAACAACTTATAATTTTACTTTGCACGAATATTATGtaatattaatatatgtttcaataattattattaaaaatatattaattggtTATAAGTGGTAATATTTCTTTGCCTGTTTATGGCTGTGGTAGAACGACAGCTCGTTTCAGCTGGACCTCGTGAATCACGAATTCTATTCGTTCCAGAAGCAACAAGGCCCATTCTTTATACTATGTTTTGGACCCTTGAAAACTGCAGTTCAGACCCATTCCATAACCAAGTCCAGACTCACTAAAAACCTTCCAGATTTTACGAGAACAAAGCCCAACTCCAGATCTTCAGTCTGAAGCTTTCTGGAAGGTTCGGGAATTTATCAGCGTTTCTTAATCAAAGCCGAATAAAGATCACGCCAGAAATCTCCAGAACTCTCTTCTGCTTCCTATAAGTAAGGCCCTTCTCCTCCCATCCACCAGAGAAGGCAAGCGATTCGCGGCACACAATCAAACCCAAGCAATATCTATTGCTAAACCCATTTCCAACAAATACAAAATGGCATTGGTTCCAAGTTTCTTCGGTAACACACGAAGCAGCATCTTTGATCCTTTCAACTCTTTCGAGCTGTGGGATCCATTCAAAGACTTCCAATTTCCTTCTTCCTCTTCAATCATCTCTGGTGAGAATTCTGCTTTTGTTAACGCTCGCATAGACTGGAAAGAGACTCCAGAAGCTCATGTGTTCAAGGCTGATCTTCCGGGGCTTAAAAAGGAGGAAGTGAAAGTGGAGATTGAAGATGACAGAGTGCTTCAAATCAGCGGAGAGAGGAATGTGGAGAAGGAAGACAAGAATGATACTTGGCATCGTGTGGAGCGCAGCAGCGGCAAATTCTTGAGGAGGTTCAGACTGCCTGAGAATGCCAAGATGGATCAAGTTAAGGCTTCCATGGAGAATGGGGTTCTCACAGTGACTGTTCCTAAGGAGGAGGTGAAGAGACCTGATGTCAAGGCAATTGAAATCTCTGGTTGATTAATTTCTTTCTTCTGAATGGAATGGATGTAACTACAATGGATGATACAATGTATGCTGGTTTAATGATCTAATAATACTACTGCATACTTCATAATTgttcaatatattttattttctgcaaaatcttCAACTGCAATAAGTTTTAAATCCTTTGTACAATTGATTATCGCTTAAAATTGACAGTATTACCACTTTATTTTACCTGGCAAATGGAAGACAAACTTCCTTCTCAAGATGAGTATATGCATGGCGTGCTTGCAAATTAGAATCAGTCTAGCTAAAACTAAAACTCATATCAATTGAATATACACAATAAATCTAAACCAATTACGTCAATTTAATTGAGCTAAATTCCTAATTGCTATTTGTAGTCTCATTAAATCAGGAAGAACTTGGAACTAACATAACTACTAGCAAAGCCAGTCTAGTGAACGGAGGaaattcaaatccaaatcaATCACGCAACTTAAGTGACATTATAAAGTCTACTAATTTCTTCACCGAATTGTAGGAAGAACCACCTTCCCTTGCGCAAGCTTCAACTTTATTCTTCAAATCAATTGCTCTCTGCCTTGTCTCCTCCCCTTCATCATCCGCCATTAACATTCTTATGATCTTCTCTATCTCACCCCTCTCCCACTTGTTTTCCATGTGGGTACCTACCCTCCACACCTCACTCACATATCTGGCAGTTACTTTCTGGTCTCCAAAAAAGGGACTGCATATCATTGGAACACCTTCACAGATACTTTCCAGGGTTGAATTCCAACCACAGTGAGTCCAGAACAAGCCAACTGCTTCATGCCTCAACACCTGCTTTTGGGGTGCCCATTGAACTATGCACCCTCTGCTCTGGACGGCTTCTTTATAATCATTGGTTAATGACTCTACCCACTCTGACCCAATTACTGATCCTGGCCTGACGACCCATAAGAAGAGCTGTCTGCTGTTGGCAAGGCCCCAAGCCATTTCAGAAAAGTCCGAGACATTCATGGAAGCCAAGCTCCCCAAGCTTATATAAATTACAGACTTACGAGCTTGCTTATCAAGCCATGTGATACAGCTGGTGTCCTCTTCTAGTAGGCTACTGGAGGAAGCTGCTGTGTCAAATTTGTGTATAGGGCCTACTGAGAAGATTGGAACAGGGcattcttgttttatctgtgcTAATGGTGATTCCTCAAGGCTATCTGTTGTATTCCAGATGACAGCTGAACTTGTTCTTATGTTGCGCATATTAGTTAGAGCTTGCAAGATATTTTCTGATATTCCGAAATTTGAAATTGGCAGATCCTTGAACTTGAGGGGATAGTGACCTGGCACCAGTTCCTGGGATGCAGAATCTGCAATATTCAAAGCATTGGCGAATTTTCAATGATAGTGTTCCTATTATAATTCACAGCAGCAGCAGTAGCCTCTAAAAAAAAGCCCCTCCCATACTTTAATTCCTAGCAATATTTCACAGAAAAAAGGTTTTGTTGTGAGGCATAAAATGGCTCAAACCTGAGAATGGAAGGTGACCACCAATCATGAGTTGTAGAAGGAAATCGCGGGAACGAAACGTGGCTGCGTTGTTGGTGCGGAAGATGATGCTTGGAAGTTCTAGACGATTAGCTACCACTTCAGCGAAGTACATGAGTTCATCATAGATGACGCCGACAAGCTCTTCATGGGGTTGCTGATTTTTCATCATCCGAACCAAGCATTCCTCCAGAGGAGCTAAACAGTTAACATTGATAGCCAAAACAAGTGATGTATGATACCCAGAAGAAATCTCATCATCAGATAAGCCATCAGGTATTGAAAGAAAGGTCAAATTGGGATGATTTAAATGCTTAGGAGAATTGTAATTGGTCTGAACAACTGTGACAGAGAAACCCAATGATTGAAGACAAGTTCCAAGCTGAAGCATTGGACTAATGTGGCCTTGGTACGGACATGGGACTAGCACCAACCGACCGTGATTTCTCATCATATTTCTTCCTCTCTCTTTTCACGCAGATGCACAAAGCTCTTAGCTCTCTATCCTGTTGCTTACAGGAAGCAGTAGTTATCTTGAGAAAATGCTATCCTTCTCTTTCTCCGCCCACGGCGGAGCTCTATATGtccattaattaaattaatcttttattcccttaaaacattattacatttaataaatttattattttaattgaaacattctgattaataaaattattaaataaattgaattaatatttaaaatgatttataaaaataaatattaaaataaaattattaaataaattgaattaatcattttaaatggtttataaaaataaatttatttatttagttgagTTTGAATTGAGATATTAAATTTGCATCGTGGGGCTACAATTTGCAGCCATAACACTTTTGACAATAAAGCTATTATTAgatttccatttcaaaaaaaaacagAAGCTATTATTAGATTAGGCCATTTATAAAGTTTCCAATCTGAAAGTAACATAGTTTCACCATGTTATTAGATTGGCCTATCAAGAAGCACGTTTGAATGGAGAACTAATCCTATCCACCTGTTTAAATGAagagcttctttttttttttttaatggctGACAAAGCTACCTCTGATGCATTAATGCTGCACAATGAAGTAGGTTGAGTATAAGGATAACAGTTGTCAATTTTGCCTATTCTAGTAAGGCACATGCCTCTCTTGCAGTAACTTAAGATTACAAAATCTTTTTGGCAATGTTATGTGATATCAACTGTATACTACTCATAGTAACTACAGCAATCATGATTCCATATCACGTGAATAAATGAGCAGAGTAGACGTCAGTGtcataatattatcaaattattaatcGACTTGTCAATCCtacaatttgtttttttttttttttttcctttgtttgGTAGGATTCAGATGCTGACGTGAAGTTCTGCGTAATTTCTTGCGTTTTAACGTGGACGCTTGGGAGGGTTGCATATTGTGGTGTATATTGCCCATCACAGGGGAGAAAAACCTCCCCTAATGCAGTACACGTTCAGTTTATTGTACTATCAGATTTTAATTAAGGAAAATCCACCTTTATATACATGTAATAGAAGCAGGCTAGATACTGTCACCGTCTCCTCCTCTGACTGCCACCACACCACCGTCGAAGAACGAAAAACACGGTTTAACATTATAAAGAGATGGATCATGACATGGGAGGCATGGGTCAAGCCATGAACAACTCCAACGCCACAGGAGGGATGACCATGACCCACCATATGAATATGATGACTCACATGACCTTCTTCTGGGGTAAGAATGCTGAAATTCTCTTCGATGGCTGGCCTGGAACCAGAACCGGCATGTATGTTTTAGCCTTGATAGctgtttttttctttgcttttcttGTTGAGTGGCTCTCCCACTGCCAATTGATCAAGCCTGGCTCCACCCACCTGGCTGCTGGTTTAATCCAGACTTTCTTGCACGCTCTCCGGATTAGTTTGGCCTACCTCGTCATGTTGGCTGTTATGTCCTTTAATGTTGGTGTTCTCTTGGTGGCTGTGGCCGGTCATACTCTTGGGTTTTTGTTCTTTGGGAGTAGGGCTTTCAAGAAATCGCCACCGCCTGCAAAAacttctgatcttcctcctaTGAGTTGTTGAACTTTGGTGGCGGGTTCTTGGGTTTGGTTAAAGATTCTCCAATAACATGGCTTGAAAGAGTACTCACAGGTAGGGAACTGAATATGATTAGTGTTGGATTGTGGTGTAAACTGTCTGTACTATTTATTAGTTAaacttttatcaaattaaatctaatcGTTTGTATTTAATCTTATTTGCTGATGATTGTTTGTGTTacatatttgatttatttaaatcaagAAGCTGAGGTTTGTGTGGTCAATTAAGCAGAGACTTGATAATCTGATTGTTGTGTGGGCATCTCATCTGTGTGGCTGTGAGAATTGCTTATGAGTTAAGCCAGAGATATAGAATTTTCCAAGGGGCATGTCTAATCCAAGTAATAAATGGTCCCCATTAATTCAAGATATGTTAGGTGTCTATTGAAATTTAATGGCGGTACCAAGTGAATGAGCGCTAGTCTTCTCACAGATATTTAATGCCAGGATGTGAATTTCTTAGGCTTGTGCAATTGGCCATAaattcttagatatttgattatCATCAATCTTTTCCACACGCTTATATGAAATTTTCTTCAATTTGAATTTtccaattttattttcataattctATTAAGAGACGACATTTATTCTTGGTCAACATATTTGTAGTGGCATAATTTTTATCTCAATTAATTACGTGTTATGAGGTAATAAtttaatcgatttgatttaaaatttaatttaaaattgaatcgaattgaataaattaaaaagtgaaattttaatatttataaaaatcaaatcgaattaattttaattagaaattaactGAATCGATCTCAtttagtttgattcgatttgattgatttaaatttttaataatttttttattttttacactttatttttaatatttaaaatttaattaaaatattttaactttaatatgatttaatctctttatattattgaaaataatatattattattattattaattagttcgatttgatttttttaattttttctgatcaaaaccgaatcgaattgaaataataaaaaattttaaaattaaaaattaaatcgaatcaaaatgtatttttaaattaatttaattcggttgatttttttaatttaaactaaatattgTTCACCTTTAATgttaaatctttaatttataatataatatattaattttaaattcattctaAAATCTCGTTTCAAAATcttttatgttaaaattaaaatttctcataatataaatatttaaaaaaatttataatttttttatgtgagtttttttactttttatttttacaatttatttaaataaaccaTCAAACTATTTTTATAACACTCTGTCCTTTAGGAGGAGGTTTCTCTTGTCTTTCTGGTGCTTCCTTAACCTGCCAGTTGACAGCCCTAGACGCTTTTTTAGCTTTCTTTCCTTGTGCCGGTCCCTTGTTGCCCTTAGGATAAGTGTTAGACCCTTGAGCCGGTTGGCTTGAGTTGGGGTGAAGTTGGGCCTTGATTTCACCACAACTGGGAGTGTGCAGGGGTGCACTCAATTGGCAAGGCTGTGTGCTTGGGCAGGCTGGTGGACTGCTGGGTGCAAGGGCTGGACTTCGGGTGTCGGTTCGGTCCATCATGTGGGATGCTGCTACAGTCGGGATTGGAAGTTGCTGAATGCAAAGGAGTGGCCTACAAACGTGGGGAAGTGATGCTAGAGTGGGGCATGTTCTCCCATGATGAGTAGTGGCCATGTTCTCCCATGAGGGATAGTGGGTAGTTATAACTCCCATAATGGGAAGTGGGTAGTTATAACTCCCATGATCATTAGTGGGCGGTTATATAACTTCCATGatgagtagtgggtagttatataACTTCCATGATGAGTAGTGGGCGGATTTTACTCCTTAGTGGTTGGGGGTGTCAACCACAACTTCTTGTAGGCTGTTGATGTATCCTATATATACTCATGCATATGTAAATGTGTGGGGTTGGCTAGTGAGAGCTAAAAAGAGAGCACTGCTAGAACGTTTTGGGAGAGTTCTGTGAGAGGTGTCTCTTGTATTGTTTCCTTTTAGTGAATGAAAGGTTGGGAAAGTTATTTCCTGTAAATACTGTTGTCTTGCACTTTGTTGGTTGAGATTTTGTGCCTTTCGAACCTCACTTTGTGAGATTGTGTGGCTGAGCCAAGTGGGATCTCTTGGTTGCCTAGCAGGTTTCTGAGTGATTGTTCCGCTGCGTGTGTTTCGACTTAGAACCCTGTGacaatttggtatcagagcaaaggttTGCTTTGAACGGTTACTCTAACTACTATGGCTGGAGGTGGAGCTATAGAAGCTGTTCGAGAAAGGGTGGCACGGTTAGAATCTATCATTGGCCCAGTTGATGCTGATGGGGTAGAGAGCATTTCTACTCGGATGGATGACCTTCATGAGTCTGTTCAGCGTCTTGAGACCATGCTCAACGAGTTCTCTGAGGAGATGAGAGCAAGGGTGAGTTTGCTAGAGGCAGACGTGACGTTGGTGAAGCGGACAGTTGCGGAGATCCCAGGTGAGACGGTCTCTAATGGGAAGATGAAGGTGCCGGAACCTAAGGCATTCAATGGTGCCCGAAGTGCTAAGGAATTAGAGAATTTCCTTTGGGACATGGAACAGTATTTTGCTGCTGCTAGGATCCCTGATGTGGAGCAAGTTACATTCACCAGCATGTACTTGTCAGGGGATGCCAAGTTGTGGTGGCGAACCCGTATGTCTGATGATGCCAGTGCTGGCAGGCCGAGGATTGACTCGTGGGAGAGATTAAAGAAGGA
This is a stretch of genomic DNA from Manihot esculenta cultivar AM560-2 chromosome 2, M.esculenta_v8, whole genome shotgun sequence. It encodes these proteins:
- the LOC110607327 gene encoding 17.3 kDa class I heat shock protein, which encodes MALVPSFFGNTRSSIFDPFNSFELWDPFKDFQFPSSSSIISGENSAFVNARIDWKETPEAHVFKADLPGLKKEEVKVEIEDDRVLQISGERNVEKEDKNDTWHRVERSSGKFLRRFRLPENAKMDQVKASMENGVLTVTVPKEEVKRPDVKAIEISG
- the LOC110607318 gene encoding UDP-glycosyltransferase 76E2: MMRNHGRLVLVPCPYQGHISPMLQLGTCLQSLGFSVTVVQTNYNSPKHLNHPNLTFLSIPDGLSDDEISSGYHTSLVLAINVNCLAPLEECLVRMMKNQQPHEELVGVIYDELMYFAEVVANRLELPSIIFRTNNAATFRSRDFLLQLMIGGHLPFSDSASQELVPGHYPLKFKDLPISNFGISENILQALTNMRNIRTSSAVIWNTTDSLEESPLAQIKQECPVPIFSVGPIHKFDTAASSSSLLEEDTSCITWLDKQARKSVIYISLGSLASMNVSDFSEMAWGLANSRQLFLWVVRPGSVIGSEWVESLTNDYKEAVQSRGCIVQWAPQKQVLRHEAVGLFWTHCGWNSTLESICEGVPMICSPFFGDQKVTARYVSEVWRVGTHMENKWERGEIEKIIRMLMADDEGEETRQRAIDLKNKVEACAREGGSSYNSVKKLVDFIMSLKLRD
- the LOC110609485 gene encoding copper transporter 1: MDHDMGGMGQAMNNSNATGGMTMTHHMNMMTHMTFFWGKNAEILFDGWPGTRTGMYVLALIAVFFFAFLVEWLSHCQLIKPGSTHLAAGLIQTFLHALRISLAYLVMLAVMSFNVGVLLVAVAGHTLGFLFFGSRAFKKSPPPAKTSDLPPMSC